A single genomic interval of Chitinophaga sp. 180180018-3 harbors:
- a CDS encoding DUF1266 domain-containing protein, translating into MNKAILFSATIAAAMAFTACGDGGKKAGGDSAATASSSSSNASAPKDDKLSGFMLGGIYFINGYGGQAEVSKMITSTEKADIINDYKQLLEFPFKTDDAAGAKNTLKEWWSINDKAGLEKNLDELTKGKPDSKHRAWDYARLVNNACMGYAAGYLTKEEAEKYVAAALPLARKDYKTWDDYFADWMEGRKAWGGDESHAKEFEDLSKSITKGDHNIYQILPLN; encoded by the coding sequence ATGAACAAGGCAATTTTATTTTCTGCAACTATTGCAGCAGCAATGGCATTTACTGCCTGTGGTGATGGTGGTAAAAAAGCAGGTGGCGACAGTGCGGCCACCGCATCCTCCTCATCTTCCAATGCATCGGCCCCGAAAGACGACAAGTTAAGCGGATTTATGTTAGGCGGTATCTATTTTATCAATGGATACGGTGGCCAGGCGGAAGTCAGCAAAATGATCACCAGCACAGAGAAAGCAGATATCATCAACGACTATAAACAACTGCTCGAATTCCCTTTCAAAACGGATGATGCAGCAGGCGCAAAAAATACACTGAAAGAGTGGTGGAGTATCAACGATAAAGCTGGTCTGGAAAAGAACCTCGACGAGCTGACCAAAGGTAAACCCGACAGTAAGCACAGGGCATGGGATTACGCCCGCCTGGTGAACAATGCCTGCATGGGTTATGCAGCAGGATATCTGACGAAGGAAGAAGCAGAAAAATACGTAGCTGCTGCTTTACCACTCGCCCGCAAGGACTACAAAACCTGGGACGATTACTTCGCCGACTGGATGGAAGGCCGCAAAGCATGGGGTGGTGATGAAAGCCATGCAAAGGAATTTGAAGATCTTTCTAAGAGCATTACCAAAGGAGATCATAATATTTATCAGATATTGCCGCTGAATTAA
- a CDS encoding RNA polymerase sigma-70 factor, translated as MLFGGNQPYREAELLQRLAIADEGAFSIVFREYYAVLCAFAQKIIQTAADPEDLVNEVFLRLWNRSEVFEDARHLKDFLYKSTRNACFDALKRATHSKERQAVFLESQDAWETATDLEMIRMEVFNELYREISQLPEQCGKIIRMGYIEGLKNEEIARQLGLSVQTVKNQKTRGVMLLKHRLPPEIFILLLLVSAHS; from the coding sequence ATGTTATTCGGGGGTAACCAGCCATACAGGGAAGCAGAATTACTGCAACGGCTTGCCATCGCAGATGAAGGTGCTTTTTCTATCGTTTTCAGAGAATACTATGCTGTTTTATGTGCCTTTGCACAAAAAATTATCCAAACGGCTGCCGATCCGGAAGACCTGGTCAATGAAGTGTTTTTAAGATTGTGGAACAGGAGCGAGGTGTTTGAAGATGCCAGGCACCTGAAGGATTTTTTGTATAAATCTACCCGCAACGCCTGTTTTGATGCCCTCAAACGTGCTACCCACAGCAAAGAGCGACAGGCAGTTTTCCTGGAATCCCAGGACGCCTGGGAAACCGCCACTGATCTGGAAATGATCCGCATGGAAGTGTTCAATGAACTCTATCGTGAAATCAGCCAGTTACCGGAGCAATGCGGTAAAATTATACGTATGGGGTATATTGAGGGTTTAAAGAATGAAGAAATTGCCCGCCAACTGGGATTATCTGTACAAACGGTGAAGAACCAGAAAACGAGGGGCGTAATGTTGTTGAAACACCGTCTGCCACCCGAAATTTTCATATTGCTCCTGCTGGTATCTGCGCATTCCTGA
- a CDS encoding FecR domain-containing protein, which produces MEEPTSDALYIAGLLSKHLKGTLTAEESSQLHAWIAGSEQRRQLWEDINNTEIQQAGVKQIARYNENEALERFLANHAPKEPPASPKRVYFLQPWKWMAAAVAVIFIVVAGYWFHTQQQHSPGIAHHVPVSDIAPGKNGAILKLSDGSTIALDSLSNGVVATQNGARIVLDNGALVYDPDKSKSKEIAYNIITTPNGRQFRLSLPDGTQVWLNAASSIRYPTVFDGKHRNVEITGEVYFEVAPDTRMPFEVTVLNNARIEVLGTHFNVNAYGNEEMQHTTLLEGAVKVISLKEHASALYRNGIVLRPGQQLQMSETPAIINHADIDKIMAWKNGLFDFNGMDVKYAMKQIARWYDVEIVYKGEVPDIKFYGKISRNISLAGLIKGLNNTGVHLHIEEGKRLVVTK; this is translated from the coding sequence ATGGAGGAACCAACATCCGATGCCCTTTATATAGCGGGGCTTCTCAGCAAGCATTTAAAGGGAACTTTGACTGCAGAAGAATCTTCGCAGTTACATGCCTGGATAGCCGGTAGTGAACAACGTCGCCAATTATGGGAAGACATTAATAATACGGAAATCCAGCAGGCAGGTGTAAAGCAGATCGCCCGGTATAATGAAAACGAAGCGCTGGAACGTTTCCTGGCTAACCATGCACCTAAGGAACCACCGGCATCCCCCAAACGTGTTTATTTCCTGCAGCCATGGAAATGGATGGCTGCTGCAGTGGCTGTTATATTCATTGTTGTGGCTGGTTACTGGTTCCATACTCAACAACAACATTCTCCCGGCATAGCGCATCATGTTCCGGTAAGTGACATTGCACCGGGAAAAAACGGCGCCATATTGAAATTATCTGATGGCTCCACCATCGCACTGGATAGCCTGTCGAACGGAGTGGTTGCCACGCAGAACGGCGCCAGGATTGTACTGGACAATGGCGCACTGGTATACGACCCGGACAAAAGCAAAAGCAAGGAGATTGCCTACAATATTATTACGACCCCAAATGGTCGCCAGTTCCGGTTAAGCTTGCCGGATGGTACACAGGTGTGGTTGAATGCTGCCAGTTCTATTCGCTATCCCACTGTATTTGATGGTAAGCACCGGAATGTGGAGATCACCGGGGAAGTTTATTTTGAAGTGGCTCCGGATACCCGTATGCCATTTGAGGTAACCGTGTTGAATAATGCACGTATCGAAGTACTGGGCACCCATTTTAATGTAAACGCTTACGGGAATGAAGAAATGCAGCATACCACCCTGCTGGAAGGTGCTGTGAAAGTAATATCCCTGAAAGAACATGCCTCCGCGCTTTACCGCAATGGTATTGTACTCCGGCCAGGGCAACAATTACAAATGTCCGAAACTCCCGCCATTATTAACCATGCAGATATAGACAAAATCATGGCCTGGAAAAACGGGCTCTTTGATTTCAATGGAATGGATGTGAAATATGCCATGAAACAGATTGCACGATGGTACGATGTAGAAATCGTATACAAAGGGGAAGTACCTGATATTAAATTTTATGGAAAAATCAGCAGAAATATAAGCCTGGCGGGCCTTATCAAAGGACTGAACAATACAGGTGTGCATTTGCACATCGAAGAAGGCAAAAGACTGGTAGTAACAAAATAA
- a CDS encoding SusC/RagA family TonB-linked outer membrane protein → MRITTFFLFASLLHVSAKSLSQAVTISGKDMPLTKIFDAVYKQTGFVVFSNDRLMERAIPVTINAKEIPLQDFLENVFKNQPLTFSIDSKTIFLAEKPYQYEHTMLYDSTVVPLLKGKILDSTGLPVPDVTVVVRNTKLVAVTDIQGDFVFTNVPRNATLVATNIAYQRRELKLEGRSVVTIRLYAEVKKLNEVQVVVNTGYQSLPKERATGSFGIVTGKQLAQVPVVSILERLQGMVPGVDISTRTTAGKSRNASVTIRGLSTIKSEYTKVSMDPLLVIDGFPSQVSIANGALDLLNPDDIEQITFLKDAAAASIWGIQAANGVIVVVTKKGTRNSKPVFSFSTTMGTSNRPSLGYGEMMSVPQYIDLEKELLGKGRYTDPVPRSTPGSYYPENNSQVQAIFFRQKRGEITEAQMNAQLAALGAMDNRSQMEKYMIQSPTTQQYNLSVSGGGVNSSYYLSGYFYKEDRVYRSNTNKGYSLKAGNTSSLFNGRVTIATDLTFGNTRDKINNAAVKAMSVGSGGMRPYDMLKDDAGNTIYYDLLTIPSTARYLESKGYLPFRYSPLDELKYSNTYNTANNVALNLAVNGNITSWLGVNISGNVGRMFTENEQYWEPDSYDARMLVNKATSISQTGARVYGVPPGGRLDLSNGQGKSYNLRGQINVNKNWKNRHQLNVLIGNEIRESYSKGSGELRYGYDKSINAFRSVNPFTGYKDIYGSTQSIGPTSRPVTESTTRSLSYYANGSYTFDNKYTVSGSARFDDYNLLGVERRKRAIPLWSGGLKWNISKEEFLGNIKWIDQLSARFTYGFSGNAPQGYAPVTTINILGADYYTNYTYGIIDKPAMANLGWEKTRMINWGLDFSFFKNRLFGSAEYYKKHTTDIIWQLPINGTYGFTSTLFNTANLEGHGVDLGINVVPVWSRNWKWTATINMSYNTNIIKDIRFERPTTYFAPEMLYSGYPTDYLFTYAWAGLDNTGQALIYNGNDHTKKYAVSEFPYENARVYAGRTTSPWFGSFSHSVQYKGFDLNVQFQCAFGGVFLKPSLQDLGYSNNLFAGRNGDLANRWRKPGDEAFTNVPGLAFGANTNFYTSSARYRESDLLVRSRSNIKLQQVMLSYTIPAALLGKAGLKSVTVSALARNLGMIWAANKEKLDPDYLYVTGNNYQLPPLTNYSFRVALSF, encoded by the coding sequence ATGAGAATTACTACCTTCTTTCTTTTCGCGTCCCTACTGCACGTTTCCGCAAAATCTTTATCCCAGGCGGTCACTATTTCCGGGAAGGATATGCCACTGACAAAAATATTTGATGCAGTATACAAGCAAACCGGCTTCGTGGTATTCAGCAACGACCGGTTAATGGAACGCGCCATTCCTGTCACCATTAACGCTAAAGAAATCCCGCTGCAGGATTTCCTGGAGAACGTATTCAAAAACCAGCCATTGACTTTTTCCATCGACAGTAAAACAATTTTTCTTGCTGAAAAACCTTACCAGTATGAGCATACAATGTTGTATGATTCTACGGTGGTACCCTTGCTGAAAGGAAAGATCCTCGATTCAACCGGTTTGCCTGTACCTGATGTGACCGTGGTGGTACGTAACACCAAACTGGTGGCGGTTACAGACATCCAGGGAGATTTCGTTTTTACAAATGTACCGCGGAATGCCACGCTGGTAGCCACCAATATTGCCTACCAGCGAAGAGAATTGAAGCTGGAAGGAAGGAGTGTGGTGACCATACGGCTCTACGCAGAAGTGAAAAAACTGAACGAAGTACAGGTAGTGGTCAATACCGGGTATCAGTCGCTGCCCAAAGAAAGGGCTACCGGCTCATTCGGCATCGTCACGGGCAAACAGCTGGCGCAGGTACCGGTGGTGAGCATACTGGAGCGGTTACAGGGCATGGTACCCGGCGTGGATATTTCTACCAGAACCACTGCCGGCAAAAGCCGTAACGCCTCCGTAACGATCCGTGGTTTGTCGACCATCAAAAGCGAATACACAAAAGTAAGCATGGATCCGCTGCTGGTAATAGACGGATTCCCTTCCCAGGTATCTATCGCCAATGGCGCACTGGATCTGCTTAACCCGGACGATATAGAACAGATTACTTTTCTGAAAGATGCAGCTGCTGCTTCTATCTGGGGCATCCAGGCTGCCAATGGTGTAATTGTGGTGGTTACAAAGAAAGGCACACGTAATAGTAAGCCGGTGTTTAGCTTTTCCACTACCATGGGCACCAGCAACAGACCCAGCCTGGGTTACGGCGAAATGATGTCGGTGCCGCAATACATCGACCTGGAAAAAGAACTGTTGGGAAAAGGAAGATATACAGACCCGGTTCCGCGTAGTACGCCCGGAAGTTATTATCCGGAAAATAACAGCCAGGTGCAGGCCATCTTTTTCCGGCAGAAGCGCGGAGAAATAACAGAAGCGCAAATGAACGCGCAACTGGCAGCATTGGGCGCTATGGATAACCGCTCACAGATGGAGAAGTACATGATCCAGTCGCCCACTACCCAACAATATAATCTCTCTGTTTCCGGTGGGGGGGTAAATAGTTCTTATTATTTGTCAGGTTATTTTTATAAAGAAGACCGGGTTTACAGAAGTAATACCAACAAGGGATATTCTCTGAAAGCGGGTAATACTTCCAGTTTATTCAATGGCCGTGTTACAATAGCTACTGATCTGACTTTTGGGAATACGAGAGATAAGATCAATAACGCCGCCGTAAAGGCCATGAGCGTTGGTTCCGGAGGTATGCGACCGTACGATATGCTCAAAGACGACGCCGGCAATACGATCTATTATGATCTGCTGACCATTCCATCAACCGCCAGGTACCTTGAAAGCAAAGGATATCTTCCGTTCCGCTATTCACCGCTCGACGAGTTGAAATATTCCAATACGTATAATACCGCTAATAATGTGGCATTGAATCTGGCCGTGAATGGCAATATCACTTCCTGGTTAGGGGTTAATATTTCCGGTAATGTAGGCCGTATGTTTACAGAAAACGAGCAGTATTGGGAGCCAGATAGCTACGACGCCAGGATGTTGGTGAATAAGGCAACCAGTATTAGCCAAACCGGCGCCCGTGTATATGGCGTACCTCCCGGTGGCAGGCTGGATCTCAGCAATGGCCAGGGAAAAAGTTATAACCTGCGCGGACAGATCAATGTAAATAAAAACTGGAAAAACAGACATCAGCTGAATGTGCTGATAGGTAATGAAATCCGCGAATCTTACAGCAAAGGCAGCGGAGAGTTGCGCTATGGTTATGATAAGTCCATCAATGCTTTCCGTAGCGTGAATCCTTTTACCGGATATAAAGATATCTATGGATCAACACAATCGATCGGCCCCACCAGCAGGCCGGTTACTGAAAGTACCACCCGGTCGCTGTCGTACTATGCCAACGGATCCTATACCTTCGATAATAAATATACGGTTTCAGGAAGCGCCCGTTTTGATGATTATAATTTATTGGGTGTTGAACGGCGTAAGCGCGCCATTCCATTGTGGTCCGGTGGTTTGAAATGGAATATCAGCAAAGAAGAGTTCCTGGGCAATATTAAGTGGATAGACCAGCTGTCCGCACGTTTCACTTATGGCTTTAGTGGAAATGCGCCACAGGGCTATGCTCCCGTTACTACTATTAATATACTGGGCGCAGATTACTATACTAACTATACATATGGTATTATTGACAAACCGGCAATGGCAAACCTGGGCTGGGAAAAGACGAGGATGATCAACTGGGGCCTCGATTTTTCTTTCTTTAAAAACAGGCTGTTCGGGTCTGCGGAATATTATAAAAAGCATACGACAGATATCATCTGGCAATTGCCGATTAATGGTACTTATGGTTTTACATCTACCTTATTCAATACCGCTAACCTGGAAGGCCATGGGGTAGACCTGGGAATCAATGTAGTGCCTGTCTGGAGCCGGAACTGGAAATGGACGGCCACTATCAATATGTCTTACAACACGAATATCATCAAAGACATACGTTTCGAAAGGCCTACTACCTATTTTGCGCCAGAGATGCTTTATTCAGGTTATCCAACCGATTACCTGTTTACCTATGCCTGGGCAGGACTGGATAATACTGGTCAGGCGTTGATTTATAACGGCAACGACCACACGAAAAAATATGCTGTATCGGAGTTTCCTTATGAAAATGCGCGTGTGTATGCCGGCCGGACTACCTCTCCCTGGTTTGGAAGTTTCAGCCATTCTGTACAATACAAGGGCTTTGACCTCAATGTACAGTTCCAGTGCGCTTTTGGCGGTGTTTTCCTGAAGCCATCCCTCCAGGACCTGGGATATAGTAATAATCTTTTTGCAGGAAGAAACGGTGACCTGGCCAATCGTTGGAGAAAGCCGGGCGATGAGGCTTTTACCAATGTGCCGGGGTTGGCATTTGGGGCCAATACTAATTTCTACACCAGCAGTGCACGATACAGGGAATCAGATTTACTGGTAAGAAGTCGCAGTAATATCAAATTGCAACAGGTAATGTTGTCATATACTATTCCTGCTGCCTTACTGGGTAAGGCCGGTCTGAAGAGCGTAACCGTTTCCGCGCTGGCCCGCAACCTGGGTATGATCTGGGCAGCGAATAAAGAAAAGCTTGATCCTGATTATCTCTACGTTACCGGGAACAACTATCAGCTTCCTCCGTTAACCAATTACTCTTTCAGAGTGGCACTGAGTTTCTAA
- a CDS encoding RagB/SusD family nutrient uptake outer membrane protein yields the protein MRPYKIVVAFLLVTVGITSCRKYVEDVPIQGQRVLVYTDDYRALMNASGDRQEVAFGLAPLMSSDDVDLIAPEIQNNFKTNVVQSAIYTWHKPFYTDLNQDNDWNVLYAAMYTYNVVIDGVMDSKGGDQLLKQTILSEALMHRAFTYFSLVNLYGKQYDAATAETDLGVPLMLKAALFVNLKRPSVKQVYEQVLKDIRVAIPILPVKQDINFRPNKASAYALLSKVYLNMRDFANAAAFADSTLDLSGTLYDYNIAFNGGNFIFPSQFEDKQILLRKVPRITFGAPQLSQAMLDLLGTKDLRYRLFVRSGNSFRPAFTGQGFWSRENYSGSPDKSAVGLSVNETWLIKAECLARAGKKDEAVNMLNTLRKLRFLPADYADISAATAAEALQLVVDERRREFFGSGLRWFDQRRLNKDPQFAKTVSRAFNGNTYTLTPNSNNYVFPLANILIAQNPEIEQNP from the coding sequence ATGCGTCCATATAAAATAGTTGTTGCTTTTTTATTAGTTACTGTTGGTATAACTTCCTGCCGTAAATACGTGGAAGACGTGCCCATACAGGGTCAGCGGGTGTTGGTATATACAGATGATTACCGCGCGCTGATGAATGCCAGCGGCGACAGGCAGGAAGTGGCATTTGGACTGGCTCCATTGATGAGCTCCGATGATGTGGATCTGATTGCTCCGGAGATCCAGAATAATTTTAAAACGAATGTGGTGCAGTCGGCCATTTATACCTGGCATAAACCCTTTTACACGGATCTTAATCAGGACAACGACTGGAATGTGCTCTATGCTGCCATGTATACCTATAACGTAGTAATAGATGGTGTAATGGACAGCAAAGGAGGAGACCAGTTGTTAAAGCAAACGATCTTATCGGAAGCGCTGATGCATAGGGCCTTCACTTATTTTAGCCTGGTTAACCTGTATGGAAAGCAGTATGATGCTGCCACTGCTGAAACAGACCTGGGAGTGCCTTTAATGCTCAAAGCTGCGCTTTTCGTGAACTTAAAAAGACCATCGGTAAAACAGGTGTATGAGCAGGTATTGAAGGATATCAGGGTTGCTATTCCGATCCTGCCGGTTAAACAGGACATAAATTTCAGACCGAATAAGGCATCGGCTTATGCATTGTTGTCCAAAGTATATCTCAATATGCGGGATTTCGCTAATGCCGCTGCTTTTGCCGATAGCACGCTGGACTTATCCGGCACGCTGTACGACTATAACATCGCTTTTAACGGGGGGAATTTTATTTTCCCTTCCCAGTTTGAAGATAAGCAGATCCTGTTGCGGAAAGTTCCCCGCATCACCTTTGGCGCGCCGCAGTTAAGTCAGGCGATGCTCGATCTGCTGGGTACCAAAGATTTGCGCTATCGGCTTTTTGTGAGATCCGGTAATTCTTTCCGGCCTGCATTTACAGGCCAGGGTTTCTGGTCGCGCGAGAATTATTCCGGTTCGCCGGATAAGTCGGCAGTAGGCCTCTCTGTAAATGAAACCTGGCTGATAAAAGCAGAATGCCTTGCCCGCGCAGGTAAAAAAGACGAAGCTGTAAATATGCTTAATACACTCCGCAAGTTACGTTTCCTGCCCGCGGATTATGCGGACATTAGCGCCGCCACAGCAGCGGAAGCATTGCAGCTGGTAGTGGATGAACGCCGCCGTGAATTCTTTGGCTCAGGCCTGCGATGGTTCGATCAGCGCCGGCTGAATAAAGATCCGCAGTTCGCTAAAACTGTCAGCCGGGCATTTAACGGTAACACCTATACGCTGACGCCTAACAGCAATAACTATGTATTTCCACTAGCCAATATTCTCATTGCCCAGAATCCGGAAATAGAACAAAACCCATAG